A single window of Pyxidicoccus xibeiensis DNA harbors:
- a CDS encoding AgmX/PglI C-terminal domain-containing protein: MARGSIIRWVLIPGLSLGVLILSAALSYWLIRPAQPPLPPEAPPPEALPTPPSGPPPEPPSEPSPPRLEPAPVVPPPAFPSPQGTVPVPTPPASASDGARRVAEVEPVIESTTGRIDTEDVRVAIRAVTPLVQQCFEDAAQRNRGPQTVRLRFTVEPGEGGGAMKAGELLDSTIPDPMVQACVLDSLLDARFPAPPGGGKATVVYPFEFRVLGEAGR; the protein is encoded by the coding sequence ATGGCGCGCGGCTCCATCATCCGCTGGGTCCTCATCCCCGGGCTGAGCCTGGGCGTGCTCATCCTCAGCGCCGCCCTCTCCTACTGGCTCATCCGGCCAGCCCAGCCCCCGCTGCCTCCGGAAGCCCCGCCACCGGAAGCCCTCCCGACCCCGCCGTCCGGGCCTCCGCCCGAGCCCCCTTCCGAGCCCTCCCCGCCCCGCCTGGAGCCGGCCCCGGTGGTGCCGCCGCCCGCCTTCCCGTCGCCCCAGGGCACCGTGCCAGTGCCCACGCCGCCAGCCTCCGCCTCGGACGGGGCCCGCCGCGTGGCCGAGGTAGAGCCCGTCATCGAGTCCACCACCGGCCGCATCGACACCGAGGACGTCCGCGTCGCCATCCGGGCCGTGACTCCGCTCGTGCAGCAATGTTTCGAGGACGCGGCACAGCGAAACCGGGGTCCGCAGACGGTGCGGCTGCGCTTCACGGTGGAGCCGGGAGAGGGCGGCGGGGCCATGAAGGCGGGGGAGCTGCTGGACAGCACGATTCCGGACCCGATGGTGCAGGCGTGTGTGCTGGACTCGCTGCTGGACGCCCGGTTTCCCGCTCCACCGGGTGGGGGGAAGGCAACGGTCGTCTACCCCTTCGAGTTCCGCGTACTGGGGGAGGCTGGCCGGTAG
- the miaE gene encoding tRNA-(ms[2]io[6]A)-hydroxylase encodes MSRPTPSRRPLSGEGPVILHAATDPRWLPLALERFDEVLVDHAHCEKKAAANALSLLQVYPDLPGLPAQMARLAREESAHLAKVLELMDARGLTLTRDAGDPYAQGLQKLVRTPSAERRVDRLLVAAIIEARSCERLSLLAEGLTDPALARFYGELAQSEDGHQSLFFRLAVTAAGGDEAPVRERLEWMLEREAQVITDVGLRAAIH; translated from the coding sequence ATGAGCCGTCCCACGCCTTCCCGCCGTCCCCTCTCTGGAGAGGGCCCCGTCATCCTCCACGCCGCCACGGACCCGCGCTGGCTGCCGCTGGCGCTCGAGCGGTTCGACGAGGTGCTGGTGGACCACGCCCACTGCGAGAAGAAGGCCGCCGCCAACGCGCTGTCGCTGCTCCAGGTGTACCCGGACCTGCCGGGCCTGCCCGCGCAGATGGCGCGGCTGGCGCGCGAGGAGAGCGCCCACCTGGCCAAGGTGCTGGAGCTGATGGACGCGCGCGGCCTGACGCTGACGCGGGACGCGGGAGACCCGTACGCGCAGGGGCTGCAGAAGCTGGTGCGCACGCCGTCCGCCGAGCGCCGCGTGGACCGGCTGCTGGTGGCCGCCATCATCGAGGCGCGCTCCTGCGAGCGCCTGTCGCTGCTCGCCGAGGGGCTCACGGACCCGGCGCTCGCGCGCTTCTACGGAGAGCTGGCCCAGTCCGAGGACGGGCACCAGTCCCTCTTCTTCCGGCTGGCCGTCACCGCCGCCGGGGGCGACGAGGCCCCCGTGCGCGAGCGGCTGGAGTGGATGCTCGAGCGCGAGGCGCAGGTCATCACCGACGTGGGCCTGCGCGCCGCCATCCACTGA
- a CDS encoding phosphoenolpyruvate carboxykinase (GTP): MASTQVAAVGDKAPTKNPTLLAWVGKMAQLTQPDNIVWCDGSEEEKKRLTDQAVKEGILIPLNQQKRPGCYLHRSNPNDVARVEHLTFICTPNKTDAGPTNNWMDPDEAYTKLSQLFDGSMKGRTMYVVPYAMGPIGSPFTKIGVEITDSVYVVLNMRIMARMGKQALDMLGDSDDFNRGLHSTGDVNPDRRYICHFPQDNTIWSFGSGYGGNVLLGKKCLALRIGSYLGREEGWLAEHMLILGVTSPKGETTYVAAAFPSACGKTNFAMLIPPAEYKGWKIETVGDDIAWMRPGPDGRLYAINPEAGYFGVVPGTNYKTNPNAMETIAKDTLFTNVAMTPDGDVWWEGKDGEVPEELTDWQGRPWKKGSTEKAAHPNSRFTAPMSNNPVLSSKANDPMGVPISALIFGGRRSNTVPLVIQAFNWTHGVFLGATMGSETTAAATGKVGVVRRDPMAMLPFCGYHMGDYLQHWLDMQKSIPQLPKIFQVNWFRQDKNGKFIWPGFGDNMRVLEWIVNRVHGRVPTKETLLGWVPRADEGLNLKGLDLSPEAITEATAIKEDEWKAELKSQEVFFEQLGTKAPEALMLQRKLLISRLET, translated from the coding sequence ATGGCTTCGACGCAAGTGGCGGCGGTGGGCGACAAGGCCCCGACGAAGAACCCCACGCTGCTGGCCTGGGTGGGCAAGATGGCCCAGCTGACCCAGCCGGACAACATCGTCTGGTGCGACGGCTCCGAGGAGGAGAAGAAGCGCCTGACGGACCAGGCGGTGAAGGAGGGCATCCTCATCCCGCTGAACCAGCAGAAGCGGCCCGGCTGCTACCTGCACCGCTCCAACCCCAATGACGTGGCGCGCGTCGAGCACCTCACGTTCATCTGTACGCCCAACAAGACGGACGCCGGCCCCACCAACAACTGGATGGACCCGGACGAGGCGTACACCAAGCTGAGCCAGCTCTTCGACGGCAGCATGAAGGGCCGCACCATGTACGTGGTGCCCTACGCCATGGGCCCCATCGGCAGCCCCTTCACCAAGATTGGCGTGGAGATCACCGACAGCGTCTACGTCGTGCTGAACATGCGGATCATGGCCCGCATGGGCAAGCAGGCGCTGGACATGCTGGGCGACAGCGACGACTTCAACCGCGGCCTGCACAGCACCGGCGACGTGAATCCGGACCGCCGCTACATCTGCCACTTCCCCCAGGACAACACCATCTGGAGCTTCGGCTCGGGCTATGGCGGCAACGTGCTGCTCGGGAAGAAATGCCTCGCGCTGCGCATCGGCAGCTACCTGGGCCGCGAGGAGGGCTGGCTCGCCGAGCACATGCTCATCCTCGGCGTCACCAGCCCCAAGGGGGAGACCACCTACGTGGCCGCCGCCTTCCCGTCCGCGTGTGGCAAGACGAACTTCGCCATGCTGATTCCTCCGGCCGAGTACAAGGGCTGGAAGATTGAGACGGTCGGCGACGACATCGCCTGGATGCGCCCCGGTCCGGATGGCCGCCTGTACGCCATCAACCCGGAGGCCGGCTACTTCGGCGTGGTGCCCGGCACCAACTACAAGACCAACCCCAACGCGATGGAGACCATCGCCAAGGACACCCTCTTCACCAACGTGGCGATGACGCCCGACGGCGACGTGTGGTGGGAGGGCAAGGACGGCGAGGTCCCCGAGGAGCTCACCGACTGGCAGGGCCGCCCCTGGAAGAAGGGCAGCACGGAGAAGGCGGCGCACCCGAACAGCCGCTTCACCGCGCCCATGTCGAACAACCCGGTCCTCAGCTCCAAGGCCAATGACCCGATGGGCGTGCCCATCTCCGCCCTCATCTTCGGCGGCCGCCGCTCCAACACCGTCCCGCTCGTCATCCAGGCCTTCAACTGGACGCACGGCGTCTTCCTCGGCGCCACCATGGGCAGCGAGACGACGGCCGCCGCCACCGGCAAGGTGGGCGTGGTGCGCAGGGACCCCATGGCCATGCTGCCCTTCTGCGGCTACCACATGGGCGACTACCTCCAGCACTGGCTGGACATGCAGAAGTCCATCCCCCAGCTGCCGAAGATCTTCCAGGTCAACTGGTTCCGGCAGGACAAGAACGGCAAGTTCATCTGGCCGGGCTTCGGGGACAACATGCGCGTGCTCGAGTGGATCGTGAACCGCGTCCACGGCCGCGTCCCCACCAAGGAGACGCTGCTGGGCTGGGTGCCGCGCGCCGACGAGGGCCTCAACCTCAAGGGCCTGGACCTGTCCCCGGAGGCCATCACCGAGGCCACCGCCATCAAGGAAGACGAGTGGAAGGCCGAGCTCAAGAGCCAGGAGGTCTTCTTCGAGCAGCTGGGCACCAAGGCGCCGGAGGCCCTCATGCTCCAGCGCAAGCTGCTCATCTCCCGCCTGGAGACCTGA
- a CDS encoding SLC13 family permease, with translation MTIAIVLGIVVVALVLFSLDTIPIEVSSLVVVCLLALTGVLTPGQAFEGFSNDTVIFIFTLLAMTQGLASTGVVQLVGQRLAFFARFGHQTFVMAMMVAVATFSSVISNTVTTAAFLPVAIGAANRAKVPTSKVLLPLAYASMLGGMIFLYGTSTNLVMSAALQRMGMPGIGVTELAPLGLPLAIVGILVVVLLGPLLLPARQGAGSMEDWTLRDYLTEAVLPADSRYVGRELADITEGLGLRVIGILRDGKAQSAVPGYRLQGDERLIIEGNREEILRVKDLRGIEIRPDVKLSDAELSDKDTVLIEATVPQGSQLVGRSLKETLFLERYGMVALALHRKPAIQRVTKLQLLGRIFGERSLALLPLSVGDVLLLRGPKEKVTELAKGTNLLVLSGHDYQPPRHGKALLAVVLFLGALAAGSLELVPLSVAGLTGMLAMIATGCVDARIAFRVDWRVVLLIGSMMALGLAMEVSGAGRFIGGHVAELGAYGGPRTVLGLLMVLTIILSAPMSNQAAALVVLPVALNAAAQLGVDPRPFAMGVTLAASCSFITPLEPSCVLVYGPGHYRFTDFFRLGTPLTALLLAGLVVGVPWVWPFEKGGREQPARGAPVSAVVQPGPAAAGP, from the coding sequence ATGACCATCGCCATCGTCCTCGGCATCGTCGTCGTCGCGCTGGTGCTGTTCTCCCTCGACACCATCCCCATCGAGGTCAGCTCGCTGGTGGTGGTGTGCCTGCTGGCGCTGACGGGCGTGCTGACCCCGGGCCAGGCGTTCGAGGGGTTCAGCAACGACACCGTCATCTTCATCTTCACGCTGCTGGCGATGACGCAGGGGCTCGCCTCCACGGGGGTGGTGCAGCTCGTCGGGCAGCGGCTGGCCTTCTTCGCCCGGTTCGGCCATCAGACATTCGTCATGGCGATGATGGTGGCGGTGGCGACCTTCTCGTCCGTCATCTCCAACACGGTGACGACGGCGGCCTTCCTGCCGGTGGCCATTGGCGCGGCGAACCGGGCCAAGGTGCCCACGAGCAAGGTGCTGCTGCCCCTGGCGTACGCGTCGATGCTGGGCGGGATGATCTTCCTCTACGGCACGTCCACCAACCTGGTGATGTCCGCGGCGCTGCAGCGCATGGGGATGCCGGGCATCGGCGTGACGGAGCTGGCGCCGCTGGGGCTGCCGCTGGCCATTGTCGGCATCCTGGTGGTGGTGCTGCTGGGGCCGCTGCTCTTGCCGGCGCGCCAGGGCGCGGGCAGCATGGAGGACTGGACGCTGCGCGACTACCTCACGGAGGCGGTGCTGCCCGCGGACTCGCGCTACGTGGGCCGGGAGCTGGCGGACATCACCGAGGGGCTGGGGCTGCGCGTCATCGGCATCCTGCGCGACGGCAAGGCGCAGTCGGCGGTGCCGGGCTACCGGCTGCAGGGCGACGAGCGGCTCATCATCGAGGGCAACCGCGAGGAAATCCTCCGGGTGAAGGACCTGCGGGGAATCGAAATCCGCCCGGACGTGAAGCTGTCGGACGCGGAGCTGAGCGACAAGGACACCGTCCTCATCGAGGCCACGGTGCCCCAGGGCAGCCAGCTGGTGGGGCGCAGCCTGAAGGAGACGCTCTTCCTGGAGCGCTACGGCATGGTGGCGCTGGCGCTGCACCGCAAGCCCGCCATCCAGCGCGTCACCAAGCTGCAGCTGCTGGGGCGCATCTTCGGCGAGCGCTCGCTGGCGCTGCTGCCGCTGTCGGTGGGTGACGTGCTGCTCTTGCGCGGCCCGAAGGAGAAGGTGACGGAGCTGGCGAAGGGCACCAACCTCCTGGTGCTCAGCGGCCACGACTACCAGCCCCCCCGCCATGGCAAGGCGCTGCTGGCGGTGGTGCTGTTCCTGGGCGCGCTGGCGGCGGGCTCGCTGGAGCTGGTGCCGCTGTCGGTGGCGGGGCTCACCGGCATGCTGGCGATGATTGCCACCGGCTGCGTGGACGCGCGCATCGCCTTCCGGGTGGACTGGCGCGTGGTGCTGCTCATCGGCTCCATGATGGCGCTGGGCCTGGCCATGGAGGTGAGCGGCGCGGGGAGGTTCATCGGCGGCCACGTGGCGGAGCTGGGCGCGTACGGCGGCCCGCGCACCGTTCTAGGTCTGCTGATGGTGCTGACCATCATCCTGTCGGCGCCCATGAGCAACCAGGCCGCGGCGCTGGTGGTGCTGCCGGTGGCGCTCAACGCCGCGGCGCAGCTGGGCGTGGACCCCCGGCCCTTCGCCATGGGCGTGACGCTGGCGGCCAGCTGCTCGTTCATCACCCCGCTGGAGCCCAGCTGCGTGCTCGTCTACGGCCCGGGGCACTACCGCTTCACCGACTTCTTCCGCCTGGGCACCCCCCTCACCGCGCTGCTGCTGGCGGGACTGGTGGTGGGCGTGCCGTGGGTGTGGCCGTTCGAGAAGGGCGGCCGGGAGCAGCCCGCGCGCGGGGCTCCGGTGAGCGCCGTCGTCCAGCCGGGCCCGGCCGCCGCGGGGCCCTGA
- a CDS encoding GNAT family N-acetyltransferase: MPVTVEQLGSQDADALRALLSKDPVHNLYLLGLLEEFGIAPKGRVPFAFYGRFDNAVLTAAVFVGGDGGLVVPSASDATATSVIADALASSLKLRGTVGDKSAVDALVRSLCQGKPRLSRTQRLFSVSADDLGPFTNPLLRLAREEDLPRLLPLSQGYVREAMERDPLAEDPRGYEARVIQRVRQRRTYVLEENGALVFKVDIGSRSQFGAELEGLYTVPAERRKGIATLCLGQISRHLLSSLPRLTMRVDERDESTARIARKVGYLAGRTWRLVLVD; encoded by the coding sequence ATGCCCGTCACCGTCGAACAGCTTGGTTCCCAGGACGCGGATGCCCTGCGTGCACTGCTGTCGAAGGACCCGGTCCACAACCTCTACCTGCTGGGGTTGCTGGAGGAGTTCGGCATCGCGCCGAAAGGACGGGTGCCCTTCGCCTTCTACGGGCGCTTCGACAACGCGGTGCTGACGGCCGCCGTCTTCGTGGGCGGCGACGGCGGGCTGGTGGTGCCCAGCGCCAGCGACGCCACCGCCACCAGCGTCATCGCCGACGCGCTGGCCTCGTCGCTGAAGCTGCGCGGCACGGTGGGAGACAAGTCCGCGGTGGACGCGCTGGTGCGCAGCCTGTGCCAGGGCAAGCCGAGGCTGTCCCGCACGCAGCGGCTGTTCAGCGTCTCCGCGGATGACCTGGGCCCCTTCACCAACCCGCTCTTGCGGCTCGCGCGTGAAGAAGACCTGCCGCGCCTGCTGCCCCTGTCCCAGGGCTACGTGCGCGAGGCAATGGAGCGAGACCCGCTGGCCGAGGACCCCCGGGGCTACGAGGCGCGAGTCATCCAGCGCGTCCGCCAGCGCCGCACCTACGTGCTGGAGGAGAACGGCGCCCTGGTGTTCAAGGTGGACATCGGCAGCCGCTCCCAGTTCGGCGCGGAGCTGGAGGGGCTGTACACGGTGCCCGCCGAGCGCAGGAAGGGCATCGCCACGCTGTGCCTGGGCCAGATTTCCCGGCACCTGCTGTCCTCGCTGCCCCGGCTGACGATGCGCGTGGACGAGCGGGACGAGAGCACCGCCCGCATCGCCCGGAAGGTCGGCTATCTGGCCGGCCGCACGTGGCGCCTCGTCCTGGTCGACTAG